GAACGAGGGCTGCCCCTGCACCCAGTGCCATACCTTTCAGAAAACTTCTCCGATCCATCCCTTCGGGTTTCTTGTTCTTATTCTCCTTCTTCATGCCCTGCCTCCTTATCAAGAAGATGAGGTTCTGCTACAGCGCGCGAACAAGCGCAATCAGACTCATCGTTGTAATACTCGATCCCTCCATATAAGTCAATCGGATTTAGGAGCGCAAGGCGGGCGGTCACTTCCCTCAAAGCAAGGAGAGAGATGGCCGAATATCATACAGAGACGGCTATTTTTGTGGAATAACCGCAAGGCTGACAGTTGAGGCAGGAAAACATCCTGTGCAGGAGATTTTCCTGCCTTGTTGCACGGCTCTAGAACGGCTCTCAGGCCGAGACGTTTACATTGGTGCCAACGGTTTGACCTGAGGCGCTATTACCTAAGGTCTCGAGTGAATTCCGCAGATCCTGCATAAGAGTGGCAAACGCGCTCTGCGCTCCCGCGAGATCGTTTGCCTGCAAGGCGCTGCTAAGGGTGGCAAGGTCAGTGCCGGAAGTCCCGTTCGTAATGCCAGAGTCAGCGGACGCGTTCTGCGAACCCGCATTGCCCAGGTCCTGCTGGAGAGTCGCAAAGGCCTTCTGGGCCCCTTGGAGATCATTAGACTGCAGGGCGCTGCCGATTGCCGCCAAATCAGACAAGGGGTTTGACGTGGCATCTTGCGTACCCTGCGCGCCGCCACCATGATGGTGGTGGTGACGATGATGAGATCTCTGCGTCTGTTGACCGCCCTGTGTTTGCCGCACCTGCTGCATATCTTGCTGGAGAATCGCAAAGGCCTTCTGGGCCCCTTGGAGATCATTAGAATTGAGGCTCTTTTTCAGAGCCGCAAAATCCTTCCTGACCTGTTGGAATGGGTTTGAGACATAGTTCTGAAAAGCGGTTGGGTCTGATGTGATACTCGAAATAGACATCATCTTCCTCCTTACGTGAAATGTGGTGCCCGGTGCATTTTTGCCGGGTTCACCGCGTCCGGGATTCCGAGGTAGCCCCGCCCCCAACCACACCGGGACCGATACATCACGGAACCTCCTTACGTTATCGGCATCGCTACCTTTCTCTCTAGCTCCTTTTCGCCCTCCTCTCAATTAAATGACACAAAAGGAAATTTACGACCAACACACTGCCGAAGAAGACAAGTGATTCCCACAAAGGCACCGAACCAAACCACGAGAGATCCATGCAACAGCCTCTATCCGGTCTTGCAATGGATTCGGGAGGCATCCCTCCCTTCGGCCGAACGCAGCCTTCTCACGGGTTATCCTGTCGCCGAAAACAACGCTGCGGTTGGTGAACTCAATCCAAACTGGCCCAGTTGCGCGTACAGGTTCAGCGCCTGCAACAGCGTGGCAGCGTACGAGGCAGATCCGCTCTGCGAGGTGCTGCTCGCTGCCTGAAACGTACCAAGCATTGACGCTGTGGTGCTTCCCTGATTCTCCGTGGCAGTACTGGTACTGCCCGCAGCAGTTGCGTTTTGCGTGCCGTTATTCCCCAGATCCTGCATGAGCGTTGCAAAGGCTTTCTGTGCTGCAGTAAGGTCCCCTGACTGAAGAGCAGTGCCCAGCGTTGTAAGGTCTGTCTTGAGGGCATCTGTATTGTTCTGCGTGTTTCCCTTGTGATGATGGCGATGACCATGGTGCAGACGGCCGGCTTTCAGGTCCTGAACGAGTGTCGCAAAGGCTTTCTGTGCTGCAGTAGGGTCCTTTGAATTGAGCGCATCGCCGAGGGCTGTAAGATCAGTGCTGATCTGGCTACTAACCCCGGTCTGCTGACTGGTGGTTGCGCTCGTGCTTCCCAGATCCTGCATGAGCGTCGCAAAAGCGCTCTGAGCTGTGGTGAGGTCCCCCGAAGCAAGGCTCGATGAAAGGCTTGTGAAATCCTGCCTCACCGATTGGAGCTGGCTCAAACGATCCTGATAGGTGCTCGTGCTATCCGAAATAGTGGAAATCGACATCCTATGCCTCCTTTCCTGTAATCACCGTAATTCGGTTCCGCCGGATCCCGGACCCGACAGGAACCCTCCATTATGTGCAACCTGTGTACCAGTTCATGAAAGCCGGACTATTCAATGGGCTGAGCTTCGCCACACCACGTAACAGTCGCGAGGCTTTTCCCATAGTTTACGCAATTTCAGTATCTTATCTGGAGCTTCCTGCTTCGCTGCTCGGATGACATTCCGGGCAACACTGATCCGCATGATAGGAAAAAATTTCCTGGCAGGAAGGGAAATTATACACACGTCTCCGCGGCAGGGGGTTAAGTTCCTTCCGGATGAGTCGATAAAAGATCAAGGCAGGAAGGATAGGCATGTCAGATATCAGCGGCATCAGCAGTTCGCTTTTGAGCAATCTCCTGAACAGCCGGCAGGCGAATCTGATTCAGAGCGCCGGTAGTCAAGCTCAAAGCCCAAGCTCTGAAAACATCAACGACATCGTCAGTCTGCTAGGCGCGTCCGGCTCATCGGGCGATCCCCTTTACGGACTCCTGAGCGACACTCAAGGATCTGATGCGACCGCCTCCACATACAACCTCCTGCTCGGTGCTGTGAATGCGCAACTCATGAAGGACAATCCCACGCTGGTTGAGGCGTTTCTAAAGGCAGAACAGGCGCAGAGCCAGCCAAGCGATACCGGCACATCATCCGGTTCGACTCAATCTCAGCAAACAAGTAGCCAGGCCGTGCAGAACCTCGAGAATGTCGACCTGCTCTCGATAAGCCCCCAGAACCTCACAGCGGTTCTGGAAAAATACCTCCAGTCAAAGAAGGCGACAGGAGAACCGGCGTCCGGTTCCCAGATGAACCAGAGCGTCTAGCGTAGTGCGCTCCCCCTCCATCTCCCGAGAGAAGATTTTCTTCCTGCAAAGGTCCATAGTATGTCATCAGGCATGTCGAAGAAGGGGGCTCATTCTATGCAGCAATCCAGGAGAGCATTAGGGCTGTTGCTTGCCCCTCTGTTAGGTTTCTGGCTGATTCAGGGCGTCCTCCACGCAGCGAGTCCTGCACATGCCGACCACTCCACCGCCTTGCTTCAGCCGCAGCAGGGGAAATACTTCAAGTGGGCTGCTCCTGCAGGTTGGCGGGTCAGCGAAACAAACGCCGGCGTCACGTTAACTTCGCCCGATGGAGTCTACAGCGCGTCTCTGGCCATGCTCCTGCGCTCAAGGGGCACAAAGACTCCCGAGGTTTTTCTGCAGTGGGTATTCACTCATGTACCCGGTTACAGGGATGCAAAAATTGTCTCAACAAAAAAGCTTCCGAACGAACATATGTCGTATCAGGTGTGGCAGTTTATCGAGAGCACCGTCTCCTTCAACGACAACGGCTTACCAGTAACCGGTCTGTACAAGGTCGGCGTGGCCAACTACGCAGGGCTCAATGACGCCATGATCGTCGGTTTTCGCTCTGCTAACAAGAATTTCCAGGAAGCCCGGTCCTTCATGCCGCAAATCGCCAGGAGCATCGTCCTTACAAACGCTGCAGAGGCAAGCGGGAATAACACGCTCATCCGACCCAAGAATAATCCACTGGATAACTCGGCGGTAATCCAGGCAGGACAGAACAGGCAGAAAGCCGTTGACGAAGCCATGCGCAAAGACGCAAATACGCGACGCGGCACCGTAGATCTCTATGACCCCTCCACAGGCGAGAAGTTAAACGCCTACACACAGAGCAAAGAGTACTATTGGCGGAAACCCGGTTCCAACGAGGTGGTCGGCACCGATACCTACAATTCGCCGGGTGTTGGCTACGTCCCGCTCAAGAAGTATTAGCGGGTAACGAACCGGTTATCTTATTGCCCTATCTTCCCGCTCCAGCTTGAGCACTCTCCGATCGAGTCGTACGAACATTGGGTGATTCCATCCAGCCAGGTCGCCCCTGACAAGTAAGCGCCGGAGAGGTCCGACCCGGAGAGGTCGGAGTTTGCGAGATTTGCATTGGAAAGGTTCACGCCCGACAGGTTGGTATCAGAGAGATTAGCACTGGTGAGATTGACTCCTGAAAGATTGGCTCCGGAGAGATTGGCCCTGGAAACGGTCGCACCGGAAACATCCGCATGGGACAGGTTAGCACCCGATAGGTTGGCATTGTACAGGATGGCGCCGGAGAGATACGAGCCGTACAGATTGGCACCGGAGAGGTCTGACCCGGCGAGGTTGGCAGCCGACAAATTGGCATACGAGAGGTTGGCGCCGGAGAGGCTGGAGTTGGGCAGAGGGGCATAGCTCAGGTCACAGCGAGGACACTGCCTCTCTCCCAGGAGCATCTCCAGTGCTGTTCGATTGTAGGCAGATGACACAGCAGGCGCTAAGGAAAAAGCTGCAAAAAGAAAACAGAAAACAAACGCGCTCTTTGAAACCCTCATGACTCTCTCTGCGGAATTACAGCTCAGTCGATCTTCAAGCTCTTCTCGGATTTAGCTTAATGCAGGAAAAGGAGCGTTTCAACGCTGTGGCCGGAAAGAATCACGGAGAGAACTGGCCACCTTATCAACGCTTAGAGGCTTTGAAAAAATCGTCGACCTGGGCGAGCAAATCACTTATTTCTGAGAACAGGTCTTTCATCTGGGCTTCATTGAGATTGAAGAGCTCCCATGCGGTTGCATGAACAGCCGGAACAAAGGGATCGCCCGAATAACCTACATTGTAAGCCTTCACCAACACGTCGGCCATGTGTACTGTCGCCGCATGAACCGGAAACGATTTTGTGAGAGGCGGCAGGTGGTGAGAGCGGATCGATTCAACCAGGAATTTCGGCAGACGCCAGGTATTGGCAAAATACGCGCCGGCCGTCGCATGACTCATGCCGAATATTTCCGCCTCCGTCTCGGTTAGAAAGACGCTTTTCTCCTGGGCTGCAGCAACTGCCGCCTGGTACTCTTTCGGATACTGGACGCTGAGCACAACCTTGCCGATGTCGTGCAGGAGTCCGGCAACAGAGGCTTCCTCCGGATCAAACATGCCTTTCTTTTGAGCAAGCATTTTCGCTATTATGGCGCAGCCGAGGGAATGCTTCCACAAACCCATCGCAGCCTGTTCCATCATCTCAAACATGGAGATGCCTAGGAGCAATGCCCGCACAAGGTTCATGCCGAGGAGCACGACAGCCTGGTTCACCGAAGAAATACGCGCGACGAACCCGTACATCGCTGCGTTGATAACCTTCAGGACCCTGGCCGTGAGTGCGGGATCGCTCGACACCAGCTTGCTCACGGCTGCGGGCGAGGTAGAAGGATTTTCGACAGCCATCAGAATCTTCTTGATGACGAGGGGGATCGTGGGAATAGCGTTCGTTCTTTCTACTTTGGCCCGTACCGCTTCCACATCAAGCATTAATAGAGTTCCTCGATATGGGCGAGTAAGGCCCTCTTCATTTCCACCATGCGGGGATCCTCCTCGGTCTTTGAGAACGATGCGTTAATCTTCGCCACGAATTCGTCCTTCGGTATTTCCGGAATGCGCTTACCAACAATGAAGACCTCGGTGATACCCATGCCGGTGAGTTTTCGTTTGAGAGATTCAGAAACCTCAACGCCCGAGGCGATCAGGATAATGCCTGTTTCATTTGTTATCGGCTTGGCAAGTACCGCCCCAGGCCCCACGGACTCAACCGATACTTTCAGCATACTTCACTCCCATTGTTCCCACTGACGATTAGTTAGTTTATCGGCAGGATTCAAAAAAGATATAGCGTAAAGTTGGCCGCGCATTGGCACCGACCCTGATCGCACGTCCATGACTCTACTGACGGGGAGACTCCAGTTTCCATGAGAATTGCTTGATTTACGAGGTGCAAAAAACATTGTATATTGAAAAACCGGTATGATCTTCAGGCTGATGAGAGAGGAGAGTGCCGTAAGCTATGCCTGTCTCGCCGATCGAGCCTTAACCCGAGGGGAGTGCTGGCTGTGGGTACAGAGGAAGAATGCATCAGCTCCATGGAAGTGGACATGGGACTGGTACAATCGATACAAAAAGAGTTCAGTCTTCTAAATGACCGCGTTCTGAAGTGAACGGGCCTAAACTTCGAGCAATGACTGCAACTGGGGCTTTGCGTCGCAAGAGAGGGGTGTGATTATGAAAGGTTTGGAACTGAGTGTTGTGACCGGCGCTTCAAGTATTCCCCTGCAGTTCAGGGTTAAACGCATGGTCAACGGAGGGTACGTGGGCAGAGACGTTGAGGCGGTCAAGGCTCACCTCGCAGAACTGAGTCGTGAAGGCGTACCTGCTCCTCCATCAGTTCCCATGATCTTCCCCGTGTTGAGTGACAATATCACCGCGGATGACCGGATAGAAGTAATAGGTAATAAGACCTCAGGTGAAGCAGAGTTCGTGCTACTGTTCGACGCAGAAAATATTTTCGTTGGCGTGGGAAGCGATCACACGGACAGAGAACTCGAGCGGGAAAGCATCGTGATGTCAAAACAGGTCTGTCCAAACGTGCTCTCCCCACAGGTCTGGAAATACGATGATGTTGAAGAGGGATGGGATGATCTGACCATTCAGGGCTGGGTTAAACCTCGGGATGCTGAGGAGTGGCTGCTCTATCAGAAAGCGCCTCTGGGCACCATCATATCCGCTCGCGATCTTATCGGTCTCGTGAAACCAGCGATAAAAGACGGCGGGGTGGAGGGGCTTGTCATCTTCTCCGGAACAGTCCCTATCCTGACGCGAGAGATGGTATTCGGCTCCGCGTTTCGAGCCGAATTGATTGACGCACGAAGGGACAGAAAACTACGCTGCGAGTACCGGGTGGTCGTGCTCGACTATCTGAAAGGGTACTGAGCATGGTATGTCAGTTGCCGTCTGAACAGCGTCACCGAACCTCTTACCATGGTACATCTCAGTATCGGACTGAGAGCGAGAATACATTTGAGGCAGCGGCGTCAGATAACATAGAGCAATGCCCGGTCTATAGCCCTCTCTATCCCGAACGCCCTTGCGCGTTCGCACAGATCGGCCAGTGTCACGGAATCGAAAACTTCCATGAGAATATTTGATGCGGCCTGCCAGACGCCTCGAGTGACGCAGGAATCGATCCTTTCGCAACGCTTTCCTGGTTTACAATCGTCTCGCAGGCACACCACAAGCCGAACCGGTCCATCAACTGCCCTGACAACATCGCCTATGGTTATTTCGACATCGGCCCTCGCAAGGTGATATCCACCCGCAGGCCCCCTCAAGCTCCTCACCAGGCGTGCCCGCTTCAACCTCTGGAACACCTGTTCGATGTGCCCTTCCGACAGCCCCTGCCGTGCTGCGATCTCTTTCGTCTGTGTAAGAGATCCGCCGGAATGGTAGGCAATGTCAAAAAGTGCCATGACGCCACAGTCAGTGTCAGCGGTTATTTTGAGCATACATTCCTCAAGCTTTCTGTAACTTTACCCATACTGTAATGTGCCTGTCAAGCTGATACCGCCTATTTAATCAATTATCTAAATTAATCAGCTGCGAACTTGACAAAAGACTTCTTAAATACTATAGTAGTCAGATAGGATTAATAGGGACAAAGGAGAAGGCTATGGGTATACTTTACGAGGATAACAGCTTTTCGATCGGCAGAACACCCCTTGTGCGGCTCAACCGTGTCACAGGCAGCACCAAGGCAAAGATCTTCGGGAAGATTGAGGGTAGGAACCC
Above is a genomic segment from Syntrophorhabdales bacterium containing:
- a CDS encoding pentapeptide repeat-containing protein, giving the protein MRVSKSAFVFCFLFAAFSLAPAVSSAYNRTALEMLLGERQCPRCDLSYAPLPNSSLSGANLSYANLSAANLAGSDLSGANLYGSYLSGAILYNANLSGANLSHADVSGATVSRANLSGANLSGVNLTSANLSDTNLSGVNLSNANLANSDLSGSDLSGAYLSGATWLDGITQCSYDSIGECSSWSGKIGQ
- a CDS encoding HDOD domain-containing protein; this encodes MLDVEAVRAKVERTNAIPTIPLVIKKILMAVENPSTSPAAVSKLVSSDPALTARVLKVINAAMYGFVARISSVNQAVVLLGMNLVRALLLGISMFEMMEQAAMGLWKHSLGCAIIAKMLAQKKGMFDPEEASVAGLLHDIGKVVLSVQYPKEYQAAVAAAQEKSVFLTETEAEIFGMSHATAGAYFANTWRLPKFLVESIRSHHLPPLTKSFPVHAATVHMADVLVKAYNVGYSGDPFVPAVHATAWELFNLNEAQMKDLFSEISDLLAQVDDFFKASKR
- a CDS encoding DUF2848 family protein, yielding MKGLELSVVTGASSIPLQFRVKRMVNGGYVGRDVEAVKAHLAELSREGVPAPPSVPMIFPVLSDNITADDRIEVIGNKTSGEAEFVLLFDAENIFVGVGSDHTDRELERESIVMSKQVCPNVLSPQVWKYDDVEEGWDDLTIQGWVKPRDAEEWLLYQKAPLGTIISARDLIGLVKPAIKDGGVEGLVIFSGTVPILTREMVFGSAFRAELIDARRDRKLRCEYRVVVLDYLKGY
- a CDS encoding Rrf2 family transcriptional regulator — protein: MLKITADTDCGVMALFDIAYHSGGSLTQTKEIAARQGLSEGHIEQVFQRLKRARLVRSLRGPAGGYHLARADVEITIGDVVRAVDGPVRLVVCLRDDCKPGKRCERIDSCVTRGVWQAASNILMEVFDSVTLADLCERARAFGIERAIDRALLYVI